The following coding sequences are from one Seonamhaeicola sp. ML3 window:
- the xylE gene encoding D-xylose transporter XylE, with translation MGTTNSKYLIKLTLVATLGGLLFGYDTAVISGTVSSLEHFFVLPFGLEETAANSRLGLVVSSALIGCIIGGLSGGIISKKFGRKNGLILAAILFLLSALGSAMPEMLVKPIGEANHTFIYIFIVYRIIGGIGVGLASMLSPLYIAEIAPAKIRGKLVSMNQFAIIFGMLVVYFVNYFIAKQGDDSWLNTIGWRWMFASETIPATLFLLMLLMVPDTPRSLVLKSQPQKALDVLTKVNGVEEAKKILGEIQNTVVSHSGKLFSYGVPVIVIGVLLSVFQQFVGINVVLYYAPEIFKSMGSGTDAALLQTIIVGAVNLLFTVLAIMTVDKYGRKPLMIIGAVGMAFAMFSLGTSFYMESVGIGALIFMLIYVAGFAMSWGPVCWVLLSEIFPNKIRGKALAVAVAAQWISNYLVSWTFPMMDKNTYLLETFNHGFAYWIYGIMGVLAALLVWKFVPETKGKTLEEMESVWKK, from the coding sequence ATGGGAACAACTAATTCTAAGTATTTGATTAAACTAACCCTGGTGGCCACCTTGGGTGGATTACTTTTTGGGTATGACACAGCTGTTATCTCTGGAACCGTAAGTTCATTAGAGCATTTCTTTGTATTACCATTTGGTTTGGAAGAAACAGCTGCAAATTCGCGTTTAGGCTTAGTTGTTTCCAGTGCATTAATAGGATGTATCATTGGTGGACTTTCAGGAGGTATAATAAGTAAAAAATTTGGTCGTAAGAATGGATTAATCTTGGCAGCCATTTTATTTTTACTATCTGCTTTAGGCTCTGCCATGCCAGAAATGCTCGTTAAACCTATAGGAGAGGCAAATCATACTTTTATCTATATTTTCATTGTTTATAGAATTATAGGTGGCATTGGTGTTGGACTCGCATCCATGCTTTCACCTTTATATATTGCTGAAATTGCACCTGCTAAAATCAGGGGGAAACTAGTTTCAATGAATCAGTTTGCTATCATTTTTGGTATGCTGGTGGTTTATTTTGTAAACTATTTTATTGCAAAACAAGGCGACGATTCTTGGTTAAACACCATTGGCTGGAGATGGATGTTTGCTTCTGAAACAATTCCGGCTACATTATTCTTGTTAATGTTGTTGATGGTTCCTGATACACCAAGGTCTTTAGTATTAAAATCTCAACCTCAGAAAGCACTGGATGTATTAACAAAAGTGAATGGTGTTGAGGAAGCTAAAAAGATTTTGGGTGAAATTCAAAATACTGTGGTTAGCCACTCAGGTAAATTGTTCTCCTATGGTGTCCCAGTCATTGTAATAGGGGTTTTATTATCGGTTTTTCAACAGTTTGTTGGTATAAACGTAGTGCTTTATTATGCGCCAGAAATATTTAAGAGTATGGGATCTGGAACAGATGCTGCCTTACTGCAAACTATAATTGTTGGAGCGGTTAACTTGTTGTTTACTGTATTGGCAATTATGACCGTAGATAAATATGGAAGAAAACCGCTAATGATTATTGGGGCCGTAGGTATGGCATTCGCCATGTTTTCATTGGGAACCTCTTTTTATATGGAATCGGTTGGTATAGGAGCGCTAATATTTATGTTGATTTATGTTGCAGGTTTTGCCATGAGTTGGGGACCAGTTTGTTGGGTATTGCTATCTGAAATTTTCCCAAATAAAATTAGAGGCAAGGCTCTTGCCGTAGCGGTGGCTGCCCAATGGATTTCTAATTATTTGGTGTCATGGACATTCCCTATGATGGATAAGAACACTTATCTGTTGGAAACATTTAACCACGGTTTCGCTTATTGGATTTATGGTATTATGGGAGTTCTTGCAGCGTTATTAGTTTGGAAGTTTGTTCCTGAAACTAAAGGTAAAACCCTTGAGGAAATGGAAAGTGTTTGGAAGAAATAG
- the xylA gene encoding xylose isomerase: protein MEYFKGIDAIKYEGKESDNPLAFKYYNPDQVVAGKTMREHFKFAIAYWHTFCGQGSDPFGPGTQNFAWDKAADPIQAAKDKADAAFEFISKMGFDYYCFHDYDLVQEGATFAESEKRLATIVDYLKGKQSEYGKKLLWGTANCFSNPRYMNGASTNPDFNVVARAGAQIKLALDATIALGGENYVFWGGREGYMSLLNTDMKRELDHMAQLLTMARDYARGQGFNGTFFIEPKPMEPMKHQYDFDAATAIGFLKEYGLDKDFKMNIEVNHATLAQHTFQHELEVSANAGMLGSIDANRGDYQNGWDTDQFPNNIQETTEAMLVFLKAGGLQGGGVNFDAKIRRNSTDMEDVFHAHIGGADTFARALITADKIISSSQYENLRTARYSSFDSGKGKDFEDGKLDMKALYNIANENGELPLTSGKQELFENIINQYI, encoded by the coding sequence ATGGAATATTTTAAAGGTATCGATGCTATAAAATATGAAGGAAAAGAATCAGACAATCCTTTAGCATTTAAGTACTACAATCCAGATCAAGTTGTTGCTGGAAAAACCATGCGTGAGCATTTTAAGTTTGCTATTGCTTATTGGCATACGTTCTGCGGACAAGGTTCGGATCCATTCGGACCTGGAACTCAAAATTTTGCTTGGGATAAAGCGGCAGACCCTATCCAGGCAGCAAAGGATAAAGCTGATGCGGCTTTCGAATTCATTTCTAAAATGGGATTCGATTACTATTGTTTCCACGATTACGATTTAGTTCAAGAAGGAGCAACATTTGCAGAATCTGAAAAACGATTGGCAACTATTGTTGATTACCTTAAAGGAAAACAAAGTGAGTACGGTAAAAAATTACTTTGGGGAACGGCTAACTGTTTTTCAAACCCTAGGTATATGAACGGTGCTTCTACTAACCCAGATTTTAATGTGGTGGCTAGAGCAGGAGCTCAAATAAAATTAGCTCTAGATGCTACCATTGCCTTAGGTGGTGAGAACTATGTGTTCTGGGGAGGTCGTGAAGGTTACATGTCGTTATTAAATACCGATATGAAGCGTGAGTTAGACCACATGGCACAATTGTTAACCATGGCAAGAGACTATGCTAGAGGACAAGGGTTTAACGGTACGTTCTTTATAGAGCCAAAACCAATGGAACCAATGAAACATCAATATGATTTCGATGCTGCTACAGCCATTGGATTCTTAAAAGAGTACGGTCTTGATAAAGATTTTAAAATGAATATTGAGGTAAACCATGCTACGTTGGCACAACACACATTCCAACATGAATTAGAGGTTTCTGCCAATGCTGGTATGTTAGGAAGTATTGATGCTAACCGTGGCGATTACCAAAATGGCTGGGATACAGACCAATTCCCTAATAACATTCAAGAAACTACAGAGGCGATGTTGGTGTTCCTAAAAGCTGGTGGTCTACAAGGCGGTGGTGTGAATTTCGATGCTAAAATTAGAAGAAATTCTACCGATATGGAAGATGTGTTCCACGCACATATTGGTGGTGCCGATACATTTGCACGTGCTTTAATTACTGCCGATAAAATTATATCTTCGTCACAGTATGAAAATTTAAGAACAGCGCGTTACAGTTCTTTCGATTCTGGAAAAGGTAAAGATTTTGAAGATGGTAAGTTGGATATGAAAGCGCTTTACAATATTGCCAATGAAAACGGTGAATTACCATTAACCAGTGGTAAGCAAGAGTTATTCGAAAATATTATCAACCAATACATATAA
- a CDS encoding xylulokinase: MYYIGLDIGSSSVKVALVNSASGENILSLNEPKTEMEISALQKDWAEQDPDLWWTYVCKAIKRVLAETKVDASKIIGIGISYQMHGLVIVDKVGKPLRNSIIWCDSRAVGIGEDAHKGLGEDFCAEHLLNSPGNFTASKLKWVKDNEPDIYNQVYKYMLPGDYIAYKLTGEMNTTKNGLSEGILWDYKKDTLAESLLDYYGIDKDLTPNIVENFTNQGITNEKAFEDTGIPAGVPVTYRAGDQPNNALSLNIFNHGEVAATGGTSGVVYAVTNTLKSKESSRINHFIHVNYTPDNTTVGKLLCINSCGIMYRWLKDNIGIDSYEAMNNKAAEVSIGSDGVAIIPFGNGAERMLNSKNIGAHFLNFNLNLHNNAHLCRAALEGIAFAFVYGMEILKNDNAEINVIRAGNDNLFRAEIFSNTVATLIGHEIEIYNTTGAVGAARAAGLTDGDFKTFGEKITKNDHVMTFMPLQNKEPYQEAYQNWKKELEIILNNK, translated from the coding sequence TTGTATTATATAGGATTAGATATTGGTAGCTCTTCGGTTAAAGTGGCACTGGTAAATTCGGCTTCTGGCGAAAACATATTAAGCTTAAACGAGCCTAAAACAGAAATGGAAATTTCAGCTCTTCAAAAAGATTGGGCTGAGCAAGACCCAGACTTATGGTGGACGTATGTTTGCAAAGCTATAAAACGGGTTTTGGCCGAAACTAAAGTCGATGCTTCAAAAATTATAGGCATTGGTATTTCATATCAAATGCATGGATTGGTGATTGTAGATAAGGTAGGTAAGCCATTACGAAATTCCATTATCTGGTGCGATAGTAGAGCAGTAGGTATAGGAGAAGATGCTCATAAAGGCTTGGGTGAAGACTTTTGCGCCGAGCATTTGTTGAATTCTCCCGGGAATTTTACGGCTTCCAAGTTAAAATGGGTTAAAGACAATGAACCAGATATTTATAATCAGGTTTACAAGTATATGTTGCCCGGAGATTATATCGCCTATAAATTAACTGGCGAAATGAATACCACTAAAAACGGACTATCTGAAGGTATTCTTTGGGATTATAAAAAAGATACTTTGGCAGAATCCTTATTAGATTATTACGGTATTGATAAAGACTTAACTCCTAATATTGTTGAAAATTTCACTAATCAAGGTATAACTAACGAAAAGGCTTTTGAAGACACCGGAATCCCAGCTGGCGTGCCTGTTACATATCGTGCTGGCGATCAACCAAACAATGCCTTGTCTTTAAATATATTTAACCATGGCGAAGTAGCTGCAACTGGTGGAACATCTGGTGTGGTATACGCTGTTACCAATACTTTAAAATCTAAAGAGTCTTCAAGAATTAACCATTTTATTCACGTAAACTATACGCCAGATAATACTACGGTTGGTAAATTATTGTGTATTAATAGCTGCGGAATTATGTACCGCTGGTTAAAAGATAATATTGGTATTGATTCTTACGAAGCCATGAACAATAAAGCTGCAGAGGTGTCTATTGGTTCAGATGGTGTAGCAATTATTCCTTTCGGAAACGGCGCAGAGCGTATGCTGAACAGTAAGAATATTGGGGCCCATTTTTTAAACTTCAATTTAAATCTTCATAATAACGCCCATTTGTGTAGAGCTGCCCTCGAGGGTATTGCGTTTGCGTTTGTTTACGGTATGGAAATTTTAAAGAACGATAATGCCGAAATTAATGTGATACGAGCAGGGAACGATAATTTATTCAGAGCTGAAATTTTCTCTAATACCGTGGCAACACTAATTGGTCACGAAATTGAAATTTATAATACTACAGGTGCAGTTGGTGCGGCCAGGGCTGCAGGATTAACAGATGGTGATTTCAAGACATTTGGTGAAAAGATCACTAAAAATGATCATGTTATGACTTTCATGCCGCTTCAAAATAAAGAACCTTACCAAGAGGCTTATCAAAACTGGAAAAAAGAATTAGAAATTATACTAAACAATAAATAA
- a CDS encoding glycoside hydrolase family 88 protein, which yields MKSIFHYAIAIALIVVMGSCTTSKKQQVFSVNQAKQALDTALVQYKLMYNSIPDRGKYPTSTHKNGKTRWTPPTGWTSGFFPGSLWYLYDYSKDETFRDMAEITNAALDTIKTYTGTHDIGFMLYCSFGNGLRLTGNEQYKDILKTGAKTLASRYNPVTKTTLSWSWGARMGWQFPVIIDNMMNLELLFWAAKETGNKELYDIATTHATTTIKNHYREDYSCYHVVDYDTINGSIRWRGTFQGASDSSAWARGQSWGLYGYTLVYRETKDPKYLEQAEKIAGFILNHPNLPEDLIPYWDFNAPNIPNTERDASAAALIASSFLELSQYVEEPNKSTYYLAAEKILAKLSSEEYLAKTGENNFFILKHSVGFHPKGLEVDSPINYTDYYYIEALLRYIALNE from the coding sequence ATGAAAAGTATATTTCATTATGCAATTGCCATAGCCTTAATTGTGGTGATGGGCTCTTGCACTACCTCTAAAAAGCAACAAGTTTTTTCAGTAAATCAAGCTAAACAAGCCTTAGATACGGCCTTGGTGCAGTACAAGTTGATGTATAATTCTATTCCAGATAGAGGTAAATACCCAACGAGTACCCATAAAAATGGGAAAACACGTTGGACACCACCAACCGGATGGACTAGTGGATTCTTCCCTGGGTCGCTTTGGTATTTATATGATTATTCTAAAGACGAAACGTTTAGAGACATGGCCGAAATCACCAATGCGGCTCTAGACACTATAAAAACCTACACAGGTACACACGACATTGGTTTTATGTTATACTGTAGCTTTGGAAATGGACTTCGCTTAACTGGAAATGAGCAATACAAAGACATTCTAAAAACAGGAGCTAAAACACTAGCTAGTAGGTACAATCCGGTGACTAAAACCACGCTTTCGTGGAGTTGGGGCGCCCGTATGGGTTGGCAATTTCCTGTAATTATTGATAATATGATGAATCTTGAGCTTCTATTTTGGGCGGCCAAAGAAACCGGGAACAAGGAACTTTATGATATTGCTACCACTCATGCCACTACAACTATTAAAAACCATTACCGAGAAGATTATAGCTGTTACCATGTTGTAGATTACGATACCATAAACGGTAGTATTCGCTGGAGAGGTACCTTTCAGGGCGCTAGCGATTCTTCTGCATGGGCCAGAGGGCAAAGTTGGGGGCTGTATGGATACACATTGGTTTATCGCGAAACCAAAGACCCAAAATATTTAGAACAAGCTGAAAAAATTGCAGGTTTTATATTGAATCACCCTAATCTGCCAGAAGATTTAATCCCGTATTGGGATTTTAATGCCCCTAACATTCCAAATACCGAAAGAGATGCTTCGGCTGCTGCGCTCATAGCCTCCAGCTTTTTAGAGTTAAGCCAATATGTAGAGGAACCTAATAAGTCGACCTATTATTTGGCTGCAGAAAAAATTCTAGCAAAACTTTCTAGCGAAGAATATTTAGCTAAAACAGGAGAGAATAACTTTTTTATTTTGAAACATAGTGTAGGCTTCCATCCAAAAGGTCTCGAAGTCGATTCACCCATTAATTACACAGACTATTACTACATAGAGGCTTTGTTGAGGTACATTGCACTTAATGAATAA